In a genomic window of Pseudomonas putida:
- the recD gene encoding exodeoxyribonuclease V subunit alpha — MSRTFADVLPTPLADDSLADLAPLSRADDLLLLLTRWVERGWLRALDKAFVAFLHELAPDDDPLVLLAAALTSHQLGHGHVCLDLFETLKEPDFALSLPPEGDVQGGAMLLPSQLLAALDGAHWCKVLAAGSLVALAVDTSEAAQHRPLVLCGKRLYLRRYWAYERRIDHSLRQRLAVHEAAPNDLPQRLTGLFGPARPGEVIDWQKLACALATRRAFSIVTGGPGTGKTTTVVRLLALLQAPAVEAGQPLRIRLAAPTGKAAARLTESISQQVRTLKVSDDIRNKIPSDVTTVHRLLGSRPGTRHFRHHAGNRLPLDVLVVDEASMIDLEMMANLLDALPPHARLVLLGDKDQLASVEAGAVLGDLCRDAEAGWYSPQTRQWLESVSGENLQAGGLQEDTQGAHPLAQQVVMLRHSRRFGEGSGIGQLARWVNQQQPEEARKLLVARSHGDVFSVSLKHEQDRALERLLLEGHGEGPQGYRHYLSLLRNQRPAADTALDDGRWMEWAREVLQAFDAFQLLCAVRKGPWGVEGLNQRVTEALLKARLIESDQQWYEGRPVLMTRNDYGLGLMNGDIGIALKLPERDGPEAGKQVLRVAFPRNDGQGGVRFVLPSRLNDVETVFAMTVHKSQGSEFAHTALILPDALNPVLTKELIYTGITRAKDWFTLIEPRGGVFEEAVKRKVKRLSGLMLELKDGIDTPLTEN; from the coding sequence ATGAGCCGTACCTTCGCCGATGTGCTGCCGACGCCGTTGGCAGACGACAGCCTGGCGGATCTCGCGCCCCTGAGCCGTGCCGACGACTTGCTGCTGTTGCTCACGCGCTGGGTCGAACGCGGCTGGCTGCGGGCGCTGGACAAAGCCTTCGTGGCCTTCCTGCATGAGCTGGCCCCGGATGATGATCCGCTGGTGTTGCTGGCTGCCGCGTTGACCAGCCATCAACTGGGCCATGGGCACGTCTGCCTGGACCTGTTCGAAACCCTGAAAGAGCCGGACTTCGCCCTGTCGCTGCCGCCGGAGGGCGATGTGCAGGGTGGCGCGATGTTGCTGCCGTCACAGTTGCTGGCAGCGCTGGATGGTGCCCATTGGTGCAAGGTGCTGGCAGCCGGAAGTCTGGTCGCTCTGGCGGTTGATACCAGCGAAGCCGCGCAGCATCGGCCGCTGGTGTTGTGCGGCAAGCGCCTCTACCTGCGTCGCTACTGGGCCTACGAGCGGCGGATCGATCATTCGCTGCGTCAGCGCCTGGCGGTGCACGAAGCCGCACCGAATGACTTGCCACAGCGCCTGACCGGCCTGTTTGGCCCGGCCCGACCCGGCGAGGTGATCGACTGGCAGAAGCTCGCCTGTGCCCTGGCCACTCGCAGGGCCTTCAGCATCGTCACCGGTGGTCCGGGCACCGGCAAGACCACCACGGTGGTGCGCCTGCTGGCGTTGCTCCAGGCCCCGGCGGTCGAGGCCGGCCAGCCATTGCGCATTCGTCTGGCGGCACCCACCGGCAAGGCGGCCGCGCGGTTGACCGAATCCATCAGCCAGCAGGTGCGTACGCTCAAGGTCAGCGACGACATTCGCAACAAGATCCCGTCCGACGTCACCACCGTCCACCGCTTGCTCGGCAGCCGCCCGGGCACCCGGCATTTCCGCCACCATGCCGGCAATCGCCTGCCGCTGGATGTGCTGGTGGTGGACGAAGCCTCGATGATTGACCTGGAAATGATGGCCAACCTGCTGGATGCGTTGCCGCCCCATGCGCGTCTGGTGCTGCTGGGCGACAAGGACCAGTTGGCCTCGGTGGAGGCCGGCGCGGTGCTGGGCGATTTGTGTCGCGATGCCGAGGCGGGGTGGTACAGCCCGCAGACGCGTCAGTGGCTGGAGTCGGTCAGCGGCGAAAACCTGCAAGCCGGCGGGTTGCAGGAAGACACCCAGGGCGCCCATCCTCTGGCACAGCAGGTGGTGATGTTGCGCCATTCGCGACGTTTCGGCGAAGGCAGCGGCATCGGCCAGTTGGCCCGTTGGGTCAACCAGCAGCAGCCCGAGGAAGCGCGCAAGTTGCTGGTGGCGCGCAGTCACGGCGACGTGTTCAGCGTATCCCTCAAGCATGAACAGGACCGTGCGCTGGAGCGCTTGTTGCTCGAAGGTCATGGCGAAGGACCGCAGGGTTATCGGCATTACCTGAGCCTGTTGCGCAACCAGCGGCCGGCAGCGGATACCGCCCTCGATGATGGGCGCTGGATGGAGTGGGCGCGCGAGGTTCTGCAAGCGTTCGATGCCTTCCAGTTGTTGTGCGCGGTGCGCAAGGGGCCATGGGGCGTGGAAGGGCTCAATCAGCGGGTCACCGAGGCGTTGCTCAAGGCCCGGCTGATCGAAAGCGACCAGCAGTGGTATGAAGGGCGCCCCGTTCTGATGACACGCAACGACTACGGCCTGGGTTTGATGAACGGCGATATCGGCATCGCGCTCAAACTCCCCGAGCGCGATGGCCCTGAAGCCGGCAAGCAGGTGCTGCGCGTGGCGTTCCCGCGCAATGACGGGCAGGGCGGGGTGCGTTTTGTCCTGCCAAGCCGCCTCAACGATGTCGAGACGGTGTTCGCCATGACCGTGCACAAATCCCAGGGCTCGGAGTTTGCCCATACCGCACTGATCCTGCCGGATGCCCTGAACCCGGTGCTCACCAAGGAACTGATCTACACCGGAATCACTCGGGCCAAGGACTGGTTCACCCTGATCGAACCCCGTGGCGGCGTCTTCGAAGAGGCCGTGAAGCGCAAGGTCAAGCGCTTGAGCGGGCTGATGCTGGAACTCAAGGACGGCATCGATACCCCCCTCACTGAAAACTGA
- a CDS encoding YfiR family protein, which translates to MKVAVRTTERVMGYTQALLAGLLCLLSSIACAQPQTTTASLAEQRARAVTEVVLGILSYARWPVEPAQLRLCVVGPTEYTDDLLKGTTQATGRPVTVQRLLADNPAIVDECDAAYIGKLTGEERSRLFAALTGRPVLSISESDDQCTVGSLFCLRVSDEQVSFEVNLDSVARSGVRIHPSVLQLSRRKSAAT; encoded by the coding sequence ATGAAGGTGGCTGTCAGGACGACAGAGCGTGTCATGGGCTACACGCAAGCACTGCTCGCCGGCCTCCTGTGTTTGCTGTCGAGCATTGCCTGCGCGCAGCCGCAAACCACAACCGCAAGCCTGGCCGAGCAACGCGCCCGGGCGGTCACCGAAGTGGTCCTGGGAATTCTCAGCTACGCCCGCTGGCCGGTTGAGCCTGCACAACTTCGACTGTGCGTGGTCGGCCCTACCGAATACACCGACGACTTGCTCAAAGGCACGACCCAGGCGACGGGCCGGCCCGTGACCGTGCAACGCCTGCTGGCCGACAACCCGGCCATCGTCGATGAATGCGATGCGGCCTACATCGGCAAGTTGACCGGCGAAGAACGCAGCCGACTGTTCGCTGCACTGACCGGCCGCCCGGTGTTGAGCATCAGCGAAAGCGACGATCAATGCACTGTCGGCAGCCTTTTCTGTTTGCGGGTCAGCGATGAGCAGGTGTCATTCGAAGTCAATCTCGACTCCGTCGCCCGCAGCGGTGTGCGCATCCATCCGAGCGTGCTGCAACTGTCCCGTCGCAAGTCGGCGGCAACATGA
- a CDS encoding diguanylate cyclase domain-containing protein, giving the protein MSVLKPGNRPTLRSVIGRGHLTVALMAVAMASVSLTLLGILALRVYADHNLHLIARSINYTVEAAVVFNDKAAASEALALIASTEEVADAQVLNAKGQVLARWQRPETGLWTRLEMQMAKAFLEKPISMPILHQDREVGSIRLTGHGGSLMRFLLSGLVGIVLCTAISAWVALYLARRQLRGIIGPLRSLAAVAHAARSERAFERRVPPATIAELDNLGNDFNALLDELESWQTHLQSENETLAHQASHDSLTGLPNRAFFEGRLMRALRNANKLNERVAVLFLDSDRFKDINDSFGHAAGDAVLMAVASRVKAQLREEDLVARLGGDEFAVLLTPLHKTEDAERIADKIIASMEAPIEIPGTHEVLTSLSIGIAVYPDHGATPSTLLDAADGAMYQAKRFTRGAQHTAGSEHPVADV; this is encoded by the coding sequence ATGAGTGTGCTCAAACCGGGTAATCGCCCGACCTTGCGTTCGGTCATCGGTCGCGGTCATTTGACCGTGGCGCTGATGGCTGTGGCCATGGCCAGTGTGTCGCTGACCCTGCTGGGCATTCTGGCCTTGCGGGTGTATGCCGATCACAACCTGCACCTGATTGCCCGTTCGATCAACTACACCGTGGAAGCGGCCGTGGTGTTCAACGACAAGGCCGCCGCCTCCGAAGCGCTGGCGCTGATCGCCTCCACCGAAGAAGTCGCCGATGCCCAGGTCCTGAACGCCAAAGGGCAGGTGCTGGCGCGCTGGCAGCGACCGGAAACCGGGTTGTGGACCCGACTCGAAATGCAAATGGCCAAGGCCTTTCTGGAAAAACCCATCAGCATGCCGATCCTCCATCAGGACCGTGAGGTCGGCAGTATTCGCCTGACCGGGCACGGTGGCAGCCTGATGCGCTTCTTGCTCAGTGGTCTGGTGGGGATCGTGCTGTGCACGGCGATCAGTGCCTGGGTGGCGCTGTACCTGGCGCGCCGACAACTGCGCGGCATCATCGGCCCCCTGCGCAGCCTGGCCGCGGTGGCTCACGCCGCCCGCAGCGAGCGGGCCTTCGAGCGGCGCGTGCCGCCGGCGACCATCGCCGAACTGGATAATCTGGGCAACGACTTCAACGCCTTGCTCGACGAACTCGAGTCCTGGCAGACCCACCTGCAAAGCGAGAACGAAACCCTCGCCCACCAGGCCAGCCATGACAGCCTCACGGGGTTGCCGAACCGGGCGTTCTTCGAAGGCCGCCTGATGCGTGCACTGCGCAACGCCAACAAGCTCAACGAGCGGGTGGCCGTGCTGTTCCTCGACAGCGACCGGTTCAAGGACATCAACGACAGCTTCGGCCATGCGGCCGGTGACGCCGTGTTGATGGCGGTGGCGAGCCGGGTCAAGGCGCAACTGCGTGAAGAGGATCTGGTCGCCCGTTTGGGCGGCGATGAATTTGCCGTACTGCTGACACCGCTGCACAAGACCGAAGACGCCGAGCGCATCGCCGACAAGATCATCGCCAGCATGGAAGCGCCCATCGAGATCCCGGGCACCCATGAGGTGCTGACCTCTCTGAGCATTGGCATCGCCGTATACCCCGATCACGGCGCCACGCCAAGCACACTGCTCGATGCCGCCGATGGCGCCATGTACCAAGCCAAGCGCTTCACCCGAGGCGCGCAACACACGGCAGGGTCGGAGCACCCTGTCGCCGACGTTTAA
- a CDS encoding OmpA family protein, which translates to MPVFSLTQRTLRLFSITLLMAVLGLAGCQSVPPKGLTPAQIAVLKQQGFQLTEEGWAFGLSGKVLFGSDVDSLNAQSSEIVQRIGKSLLGVGIERVRVDGHTDASGKEAYNEQLSLRRAKSVAIVLADAGMKQENIQLRGFGSSQPVATNDTASGRTENRRVAIVVSAD; encoded by the coding sequence ATGCCCGTGTTCTCACTCACCCAACGTACCCTGCGATTGTTCTCTATCACCCTGTTGATGGCCGTGCTGGGCCTGGCCGGTTGTCAGTCGGTGCCGCCCAAAGGCCTGACCCCGGCACAGATTGCCGTGCTGAAACAGCAGGGCTTTCAGCTGACCGAGGAGGGCTGGGCGTTCGGCCTGTCCGGCAAAGTGCTGTTTGGCAGCGATGTCGACTCACTCAATGCGCAGAGCAGCGAAATCGTCCAGCGCATCGGCAAGTCGCTGCTGGGCGTGGGGATCGAGCGGGTGAGAGTCGATGGGCATACCGATGCGTCGGGCAAGGAGGCTTACAATGAACAACTCTCCCTGCGTCGCGCCAAGAGCGTCGCCATCGTTCTGGCGGATGCCGGCATGAAGCAGGAGAATATCCAGCTTCGCGGTTTCGGCAGCAGCCAGCCGGTGGCGACCAATGACACGGCTTCCGGCCGCACCGAAAACCGTCGGGTGGCGATCGTGGTAAGCGCCGACTGA
- a CDS encoding CatB-related O-acetyltransferase: MKKLKALYRNRYWKRWLREHNCKLAGGVSSLAAKTTLIVEEGVSLGHLIFDARQLSIGAHTYIRSDTKLSTVSSIGRFCSIGNHCYIGQEKNTHPSDWLSTHPFQYTGTALSYEPVISNVTIGHDVWIGHGAMIMEGVTVGTGAIVATRAVVAHDVPPYAIVAGVPAKVVKYRHPPQVIEMLLESKWWECDIGFLQGLRLDDPEAALPEIISKRQDHLASYHQLEITRKGCRTMPSAQAINP; the protein is encoded by the coding sequence ATGAAGAAACTAAAAGCGCTTTACCGAAATCGTTATTGGAAGCGATGGCTTCGTGAGCACAACTGCAAGTTGGCGGGCGGGGTGTCATCACTCGCGGCAAAAACCACCCTGATCGTTGAAGAAGGGGTTTCCCTGGGCCATTTGATCTTTGATGCACGACAGCTGAGCATCGGCGCCCATACCTACATTCGTAGTGATACCAAGCTCTCTACCGTGTCCTCGATCGGGCGGTTTTGTTCCATTGGCAATCACTGCTACATCGGCCAGGAAAAAAACACCCATCCTTCCGACTGGCTCAGTACCCATCCTTTCCAGTACACCGGCACGGCGCTGTCCTACGAACCGGTGATCTCCAACGTCACGATTGGCCACGATGTCTGGATCGGTCACGGCGCCATGATCATGGAGGGCGTCACCGTCGGCACGGGCGCCATCGTCGCCACCCGCGCCGTCGTGGCTCATGATGTTCCACCCTATGCCATCGTCGCTGGCGTGCCGGCGAAAGTGGTCAAGTACCGCCACCCGCCGCAGGTCATCGAGATGTTGCTGGAGAGCAAGTGGTGGGAATGCGATATCGGCTTTCTACAAGGCTTACGCCTGGACGACCCCGAAGCGGCCTTGCCGGAGATCATCAGCAAGCGTCAGGACCATCTGGCCAGCTACCACCAGCTGGAAATCACCCGCAAAGGCTGCCGGACAATGCCCTCCGCACAGGCAATCAATCCGTAA
- a CDS encoding LysR family transcriptional regulator, with translation MQKNITSLGSLNWDDLKFFLEVARTRKASTAAKRLAVDYTTVSRRISSLEASLGTLLFEKSRTSGFVLTAEGQRLMGYAESIESTLHMACEQVSGSGVALSGHVRMGCTEGFGSFFITPQLSHFVDAYPAISVDILPLPHFISLSKREADIVIALERPEHGPYVCCKLCDYRLQLYATQEYLDNHPPIRRAADLGKHSFISYVDDLAFSSELLYLANVLPGASANLRSTSVIAQFVAAQQGRSLAILPCFLAAQDPSLLPVLPEEINITRQFWMYCREDLRKLKRITLLWDYIREVTELNGPLLLGQTRELRFTD, from the coding sequence ATGCAAAAAAACATCACGTCGCTGGGCTCGCTGAACTGGGACGACCTCAAGTTTTTCCTCGAAGTGGCCCGCACCCGCAAGGCCAGCACCGCCGCCAAGCGCCTGGCGGTCGACTACACCACCGTGTCGCGGCGCATCAGCTCGCTGGAAGCCTCATTGGGCACGCTGCTGTTCGAGAAGTCGCGGACCAGCGGCTTTGTCCTGACCGCTGAAGGCCAGCGTTTGATGGGTTATGCCGAATCGATCGAAAGCACCCTGCACATGGCCTGCGAGCAAGTGTCGGGCTCCGGCGTGGCGTTGTCCGGGCATGTGCGCATGGGCTGCACCGAAGGCTTCGGCAGCTTCTTCATCACCCCACAGCTGAGCCACTTCGTCGACGCCTACCCCGCCATCTCGGTAGACATCCTGCCCCTGCCCCACTTCATCAGCCTGTCCAAGCGCGAAGCCGACATCGTCATCGCCCTGGAGCGTCCGGAACATGGCCCGTATGTGTGCTGCAAACTCTGCGACTACCGCCTGCAGCTGTACGCCACCCAGGAATACCTCGACAACCACCCACCCATCCGCCGGGCGGCGGACCTGGGCAAACATTCATTCATCAGTTATGTCGACGACCTGGCCTTCAGCTCGGAGCTGCTGTATCTGGCGAACGTCCTGCCCGGCGCCAGCGCCAACCTGCGCAGTACCAGCGTGATCGCGCAATTCGTGGCTGCCCAACAGGGCCGGTCCCTGGCGATCCTGCCCTGCTTCCTCGCGGCACAGGACCCAAGCTTGCTGCCGGTGTTGCCGGAGGAGATCAACATCACCCGGCAGTTTTGGATGTATTGCCGAGAGGACCTGCGCAAGCTCAAGCGGATCACCCTGTTGTGGGATTACATCCGGGAGGTGACGGAGCTCAATGGGCCGTTGTTGCTGGGGCAGACGCGGGAGTTGCGGTTTACGGATTGA